In Actinomycetota bacterium, the genomic window GCTGACCGCCTCGCGGTCCACGCTGACGTCACCGGCGCCGACCTCGACCAGCTCGCCGGCGGTCTCGCCGAGCTCGACGATCGCGGCGCCACGCTCATGCTGGCACCCGATCCGGGCGGTGCCGGACCGCCGGCCACCCTCGACGCGGTCACGGTCACCGCCTACACGCTCGTCCCGGTCACCGACGTCCCTGACCGGCTCCGCCCGCAGCTGCAAGCAGGCACGCCGTTGCTGGCGGCCGTGGCGTCGTCCACCGCCGCCACCGGCCTGGCGAGGCTGCTGGGCGACACCGCCACCCGGGTCGCCGCCGCCACGATCGGGGCGCACACCACGCGTGCCGCCTGGCAGGCCGGGTTGACGGTCGCGGCCGAGGCGAGCGAGCCCGACCTCGACGCGCTGGTCGCCGCGGTGATCGACGCGGCCCGATCGCGCCCCGGTGCGGACACCAGCGCCGGGCCCCGGCCGCTGCTGCCGGTGGAGGACCGCCCGTGACGGCCGGTCGGGGGAAGGTCTGGTTCGTCGGTGCCGGTCCGGGCGCCGCGGACCTGCTCACGCTCCGCGCCGCGCAGGTCATC contains:
- a CDS encoding uroporphyrinogen-III synthase, with the protein product ADRLAVHADVTGADLDQLAGGLAELDDRGATLMLAPDPGGAGPPATLDAVTVTAYTLVPVTDVPDRLRPQLQAGTPLLAAVASSTAATGLARLLGDTATRVAAATIGAHTTRAAWQAGLTVAAEASEPDLDALVAAVIDAARSRPGADTSAGPRPLLPVEDRP